In Haloimpatiens massiliensis, the following are encoded in one genomic region:
- a CDS encoding sensor histidine kinase, which produces MTQKDSSNKISRELSKLSNLMETSLFYIRANTLEKDYHVREIYLFKIIHEVLLKEKAAIQEKRIEIEIIHDNVDVSVYTDKKWIEFILYQTLLNSIKYVKPLGKISFKIIKEVGIIKLIMEDNGCGISSSDLPRVFEKGFTGSNKRRGEATGIGLYLCKKSADKMRIDLSIESRENEYTRVIIGFPVGDYYKLK; this is translated from the coding sequence ATGACACAAAAGGATAGCTCAAATAAAATTAGTAGAGAACTTTCCAAATTATCCAATTTAATGGAAACCAGCTTGTTTTATATAAGAGCTAATACGTTAGAAAAAGATTATCATGTAAGAGAGATATATCTTTTTAAAATAATACATGAAGTATTATTAAAAGAAAAAGCTGCAATACAAGAAAAGAGAATAGAAATAGAAATTATTCATGACAATGTTGATGTTTCGGTTTATACCGATAAGAAATGGATAGAGTTTATTTTGTATCAAACGCTATTAAATTCAATAAAATATGTTAAGCCACTAGGAAAAATATCTTTCAAAATTATCAAAGAAGTTGGGATAATAAAGCTTATTATGGAAGACAATGGATGCGGTATATCTTCAAGCGATCTTCCACGGGTATTTGAAAAAGGATTTACAGGAAGTAATAAAAGAAGGGGAGAGGCAACCGGAATTGGACTTTATCTATGTAAAAAAAGTGCAGACAAAATGCGAATAGACTTATCTATAGAATCAAGGGAAAATGAATATACAAGGGTAATCATAGGTTTTCCAGTAGGGGATTACTATAAATTAAAATGA
- a CDS encoding IS110 family transposase, whose translation MSNILFKNLFISVGIDVGADFSWMSIALPNQTFVGKPFKILHSNIDSLELAVSKIKEAEELYSLESRIFLESTGIYHYPLFCYLRDTGFNVNLINPIITKNSTNINIRKVHNDRFDSKKAALIGLKPDLKVSLMPSDLALDLRNLSREYYDLMDNRSAYVNKLQSELRMVFPEYLKIFSKITTNTSLTLLETYTSPDAFLNASKEEIIDSIRSTARFGLTYANNKYNAIIKAANDAKTFGYSVSSNFKRIRLYISFIRKYDEEISSILSEMHKLVDENENTDFVKQIHLIETFKGAGFLSAVSLMGEIGDFSAFNSPKQLFAYFGLDPAVKQSGNFNGTKISMSKRGSRIARRVIHTMALISISKNKDGSAKNQVLREYYLLKCQSKPKMIALGAVMHKVCNILFAILRDGKEFEIITPEEHQKNYLKAKCGFAA comes from the coding sequence ATGTCAAACATTTTATTTAAAAATTTATTTATCTCGGTCGGTATTGATGTTGGTGCAGATTTCAGTTGGATGTCTATCGCACTTCCTAACCAGACCTTTGTTGGAAAGCCTTTTAAAATACTACATTCAAACATTGATTCCCTTGAACTCGCTGTTTCTAAAATAAAAGAAGCAGAAGAGTTGTATTCTTTGGAAAGTCGCATTTTCCTAGAATCCACGGGAATTTATCATTACCCACTCTTCTGCTATCTTCGTGATACTGGATTTAATGTTAACCTAATTAATCCTATCATCACTAAGAATAGCACAAACATTAACATTAGAAAAGTGCATAATGACAGATTTGATTCAAAAAAAGCTGCCTTAATAGGCTTAAAGCCAGATTTAAAAGTATCTCTTATGCCATCAGATCTTGCTCTTGATTTAAGAAATCTTTCAAGAGAGTATTATGATTTGATGGACAACCGTTCTGCTTATGTGAACAAACTTCAAAGTGAACTTCGGATGGTATTTCCAGAATACCTTAAAATTTTTTCAAAAATAACTACTAATACATCATTAACCTTATTAGAAACATACACATCTCCAGATGCATTTTTAAATGCTTCCAAAGAAGAGATTATTGATTCTATAAGATCTACAGCTCGTTTTGGGCTTACATATGCTAATAATAAGTATAATGCCATTATAAAGGCTGCCAATGATGCAAAGACCTTCGGTTATTCTGTAAGTAGTAATTTTAAGCGTATTAGATTATACATAAGCTTTATTCGAAAGTATGATGAAGAGATTTCTTCTATACTCTCTGAAATGCATAAGCTTGTTGATGAAAATGAAAATACTGATTTTGTAAAGCAAATTCACTTGATTGAAACATTTAAAGGTGCAGGTTTTCTTTCTGCTGTAAGCCTCATGGGAGAAATCGGAGATTTCTCTGCGTTCAACTCACCAAAACAGCTTTTTGCTTATTTTGGTTTAGATCCAGCAGTAAAGCAATCTGGCAACTTTAATGGCACAAAAATCAGTATGTCAAAGCGAGGCTCTCGAATTGCCAGAAGAGTAATTCACACTATGGCATTAATCAGCATAAGCAAAAACAAAGATGGCTCCGCCAAAAATCAAGTACTTCGAGAATACTATCTTTTAAAGTGCCAAAGTAAGCCTAAAATGATTGCTCTTGGGGCAGTTATGCATAAAGTTTGTAACATATTATTTGCCATTCTTCGTGATGGGAAAGAATTTGAAATAATTACACCAGAAGAACACCAAAAGAATTATCTCAAAGCGAAATGCGGCTTCGCTGCGTAG
- a CDS encoding ABC transporter ATP-binding protein encodes MKQILRINHLEKYYGKGSILTKAIDDISFEVCKGEFVGIMGASGSGKSTLLNCISTIDTPTGGEIFLNKNNISKIPESGLAQFRRENLGFVFQDFNLLDTLTVEENIGLSLIINHENEDDIKNRIDNISAKLGIHDILKKFPYEISGGQKQRCACGRALVNEPTLLLADEPTGALDSNASMMLMNTFQKINERDHATILMVTHDVFSASFCSRILFLKDGKIFSELVRGDRDRKELFSEIMDITALLGGESNVV; translated from the coding sequence ATGAAACAAATATTAAGAATCAATCATTTAGAGAAATATTATGGAAAGGGAAGTATTCTTACAAAAGCTATAGATGATATTTCTTTTGAAGTATGCAAGGGAGAATTTGTTGGAATTATGGGAGCTTCTGGTTCTGGAAAAAGCACTTTACTTAATTGTATTTCTACTATAGATACTCCTACAGGAGGAGAAATATTTTTAAATAAAAATAACATTTCAAAAATACCAGAATCGGGGTTAGCACAATTCAGAAGAGAAAATTTAGGATTTGTATTTCAAGATTTTAATTTATTAGATACTTTAACTGTAGAAGAAAACATAGGTTTATCCTTAATTATCAATCATGAAAATGAAGATGATATAAAAAATAGAATTGACAATATTTCTGCAAAATTAGGAATTCATGATATCTTAAAAAAATTTCCCTATGAAATATCAGGAGGACAAAAACAAAGATGTGCTTGTGGACGTGCTTTAGTAAATGAGCCTACATTATTATTAGCAGATGAGCCTACAGGAGCATTGGATTCAAATGCATCTATGATGCTAATGAATACTTTTCAAAAGATTAATGAAAGGGATCATGCAACAATATTAATGGTAACTCATGATGTATTTTCTGCAAGCTTTTGTAGTAGGATTCTATTTTTAAAGGATGGAAAAATATTTAGTGAATTAGTTCGTGGGGATAGAGATAGAAAAGAGTTGTTCTCTGAAATTATGGATATTACGGCTCTTTTGGGAGGTGAATCCAATGTTGTTTAA
- a CDS encoding ABC transporter permease: MLFKLALRNSKRSIKKYLLYIVTITLAISFIYAINGLIASEDIRTLGEHLPNFLEKLYYVTVGIILIVAWLVNYMSAFILESRSKELGTYMLLGIESNEISKMFVYEQFILGGVSFVFGILVGTIFLEMIKAIVYRFFEIPFQLNIVFSWKVVGITALAVILIYIFSLIRNLFTFKKFKIYDFMYMEKKNESGRFHRRKDNIFSFLLFSVMLVIGMVGIIKMFYYKNITGKGLLFLLLVIISIYGLTGCISSMINLVFLKGKKRFKEKMILLRFFNSRINTMTKTLGTITILLIASLSCFTIAMFMGDFYKIQTKEYYTFDFNMYWDKDREFVDGIRNLISPYDIKGEVAIENYEIHNTDVYNNILSSTLVSKKQKYETVIKLSDYNKIRKLAGFEAEKLNKNEFLIQTTASTGFIFEERLKKEEYNIAGNKLNLKEIKSDPMQTEDIGFFKNYYLVVPDEFTKEFKYLRTQYIWNTKKETDKKLSDNILKYYNQYENMESKNLPINFKIKGTFLEEGKSSMVLIILALLYIALIFSIILATVLAVSQITEGTKYKYRYKLLNDIGMDKRKIQRLVLKQTTIQFSSPLVLGLPISILFVWAFSFLMEGYTSQNFFLNSIISAMGMFLFIYVIYYVATYVTYKQSVLE; this comes from the coding sequence ATGTTGTTTAAATTGGCACTTCGAAACTCTAAAAGGTCTATAAAAAAATACCTTCTTTATATTGTCACCATTACTTTGGCCATTTCATTTATTTATGCAATAAATGGATTGATTGCATCAGAGGATATTCGCACGCTAGGGGAACATTTACCTAATTTTCTTGAAAAATTATATTATGTTACTGTAGGAATTATATTAATTGTAGCGTGGCTAGTGAACTATATGAGTGCCTTCATTTTAGAATCACGAAGCAAAGAGCTTGGAACCTATATGCTTCTTGGAATAGAGAGCAATGAAATATCAAAAATGTTTGTATATGAACAATTTATACTTGGAGGAGTTTCCTTTGTATTTGGAATTCTAGTAGGTACTATTTTTTTAGAAATGATAAAAGCTATAGTTTATCGTTTCTTTGAAATTCCATTTCAATTGAATATTGTATTTTCTTGGAAGGTGGTTGGTATTACCGCTTTGGCTGTTATTTTAATCTATATTTTCTCTCTTATAAGAAATCTTTTTACTTTTAAGAAATTTAAAATATATGATTTTATGTACATGGAAAAGAAAAATGAAAGCGGAAGATTTCACAGACGTAAAGATAATATATTTAGTTTTCTTTTATTTTCAGTTATGCTGGTAATAGGAATGGTGGGAATTATAAAAATGTTCTATTATAAAAACATAACAGGAAAAGGTCTATTATTTTTATTGTTAGTTATTATTTCTATTTATGGATTGACAGGGTGTATATCTTCCATGATAAACCTAGTTTTCTTAAAGGGGAAGAAACGATTTAAGGAAAAAATGATTTTATTAAGATTTTTTAATTCACGAATCAACACTATGACAAAAACCCTTGGAACTATAACAATTCTTCTCATTGCATCATTATCCTGTTTTACTATAGCAATGTTTATGGGAGATTTTTATAAAATTCAAACAAAAGAATATTATACCTTTGATTTTAATATGTATTGGGATAAAGATAGGGAATTTGTAGATGGTATTAGAAACTTAATTTCCCCATATGACATTAAAGGTGAGGTCGCCATTGAAAATTATGAAATCCACAATACTGATGTATATAACAATATACTATCCTCAACACTAGTATCCAAAAAACAGAAATACGAAACTGTCATTAAATTATCTGATTATAATAAAATAAGAAAATTAGCAGGTTTTGAAGCTGAAAAACTTAATAAGAATGAGTTTTTAATTCAGACTACAGCATCAACAGGATTCATCTTTGAAGAAAGACTAAAAAAAGAAGAATACAATATTGCAGGGAATAAGCTAAATTTGAAAGAAATAAAATCAGATCCTATGCAAACAGAAGATATAGGATTTTTTAAAAACTATTATCTTGTGGTACCAGATGAATTTACTAAAGAATTTAAATATTTGCGAACTCAATATATTTGGAATACAAAAAAAGAAACGGATAAAAAATTAAGCGATAATATATTAAAGTATTATAATCAATATGAAAATATGGAATCTAAAAACCTTCCTATAAACTTTAAAATCAAAGGAACTTTTTTAGAAGAAGGTAAATCTAGTATGGTTTTGATTATATTAGCTTTACTTTATATTGCTCTTATTTTTTCTATAATTTTAGCAACAGTATTGGCAGTTTCTCAAATTACAGAAGGTACAAAATATAAATACCGATATAAATTGTTAAATGATATTGGAATGGATAAAAGAAAGATACAAAGGTTAGTTTTAAAGCAAACCACCATTCAATTTTCATCTCCATTAGTGTTAGGATTGCCAATATCTATACTTTTTGTATGGGCATTTTCCTTTCTAATGGAAGGCTATACTAGTCAAAATTTTTTCCTTAATAGCATTATTAGTGCTATGGGAATGTTTTTATTTATATATGTTATCTACTATGTAGCCACTTATGTAACCTATAAACAATCGGTATTGGAATAA
- a CDS encoding BglG family transcription antiterminator, which yields MRELNIINDLIETNDYLSIEYFMNKYSVSKRTLQNDFSYLTNAGKANGFHLMQKRGRGYLLEVLDIEKLNNFISKLDKISNKPKVSIENIVAYIALHDNYIKTDELVDILETSKSLIKKSKNEIDCYISKYNLVMDRKAHYGIKINNPLIEHRKLLIELYLKDNEMVKKYIDNKIGDNFIYVKKTLINKLKRRNLDIYYVELNEIIAWLKVTIYIHLKINTPINLHENSELLNIIAQKFNIGIPEGDIKEFTQLLKTKTKSNEDYIKDLEELPSDICAFFIDVDKKNNTSFNSDDDFKQLLTMHIASLVNRGKFKVSYTNPIIDELSIKYPTLFNIAISLSQMLEDKYGIKITRDEIGFIATHFAVHMEKEFANKFKKYYKIAIVCSTGGGSAYLTKLKIASLFETSNIETFSILQIKELEEFNPDIVFSTIDFNINLKVPLIYIKELLDDYDILKIKQLVSLDKIHGASISETKDYYIKRFFDPNYFLIEKREDDYIKCISNMSKIVEKAGIGGEDYSKLLLKRESFSSTIYLNGVAIPHPIEMKANKDLVFVKIFKNPIIFNNKKVSIIFMIALKKDNLELHKQITQDLFEIMNDIQMIQRLIKVNSFKEFIALINKKV from the coding sequence ATGAGGGAGTTAAATATCATTAATGATCTAATTGAAACTAATGATTATTTGTCTATAGAGTATTTTATGAATAAATACTCTGTTTCAAAAAGAACATTGCAAAATGATTTTTCGTATTTGACTAATGCTGGCAAAGCAAACGGATTTCATTTAATGCAAAAAAGGGGGCGAGGATATTTATTAGAAGTACTAGATATAGAAAAGTTAAATAATTTTATTAGTAAATTAGATAAAATTTCTAATAAACCAAAAGTAAGTATTGAAAATATTGTTGCTTATATAGCATTACATGATAATTATATAAAAACTGATGAGTTAGTTGACATATTAGAAACAAGTAAATCACTAATAAAAAAATCTAAAAATGAAATTGATTGCTATATTAGTAAATATAATCTTGTAATGGATAGAAAAGCTCATTATGGTATTAAAATAAATAATCCTTTAATAGAACATAGAAAATTACTTATAGAGCTTTATTTAAAGGATAATGAAATGGTAAAAAAATATATTGATAATAAAATAGGTGATAATTTTATTTATGTAAAAAAAACATTAATTAATAAACTAAAAAGAAGGAATTTAGATATTTATTATGTTGAATTAAATGAAATAATTGCTTGGTTAAAAGTTACTATATATATTCATCTAAAGATTAATACACCAATAAATTTGCATGAAAATAGTGAGCTATTAAATATTATTGCACAAAAATTCAATATAGGTATTCCAGAAGGTGACATTAAAGAATTTACTCAATTACTTAAAACTAAAACAAAAAGCAATGAAGATTATATAAAAGATTTAGAAGAACTACCTTCAGATATTTGTGCTTTTTTTATTGATGTTGATAAAAAAAATAATACATCATTCAATTCAGATGATGATTTTAAGCAACTATTAACAATGCATATAGCATCATTAGTTAATAGAGGGAAGTTTAAAGTATCTTATACTAACCCTATTATAGATGAATTATCAATTAAGTATCCAACATTATTTAATATTGCAATATCGTTGAGTCAAATGCTTGAAGATAAATATGGAATTAAAATAACCCGTGATGAAATAGGATTTATCGCTACACATTTTGCAGTGCATATGGAGAAAGAATTTGCTAATAAATTTAAAAAATATTATAAAATTGCAATTGTTTGTTCAACAGGTGGTGGTAGTGCATATTTAACTAAACTTAAAATTGCTAGTTTGTTTGAAACTTCAAATATAGAGACATTTTCTATATTACAAATAAAAGAACTTGAAGAATTCAATCCAGATATTGTATTTTCTACTATTGATTTTAATATAAATTTAAAAGTTCCTTTGATTTATATTAAAGAGCTTCTAGACGATTATGATATTTTAAAAATAAAACAGCTGGTTAGTCTTGATAAAATTCATGGTGCTTCTATAAGTGAAACAAAAGATTATTATATTAAACGGTTTTTTGATCCAAATTACTTCTTAATTGAAAAGCGTGAAGATGATTATATTAAGTGTATATCAAATATGTCTAAAATCGTTGAAAAAGCCGGTATTGGTGGTGAAGATTATTCAAAGCTTCTTTTAAAAAGAGAATCTTTTTCCTCAACTATATATTTAAATGGAGTGGCTATTCCTCACCCTATAGAAATGAAGGCAAATAAAGACTTAGTTTTTGTAAAGATATTCAAAAACCCAATTATATTTAACAATAAAAAGGTTAGCATAATTTTCATGATAGCACTTAAAAAAGATAATCTAGAATTGCATAAACAAATTACACAAGATTTATTTGAAATTATGAATGATATTCAAATGATACAAAGGTTAATTAAAGTAAACAGCTTTAAAGAATTTATAGCATTAATTAATAAGAAAGTCTAG
- the ypdE gene encoding aminopeptidase produces the protein MDIELLKKLCNLNAIASNEQEVRNALIEDITGEIIFDGLGSVISHHNGKGPKLMICAHMDEVGFMVRYISDIGMLYLMPVGGVKDSAKSFQSVVITTVDGDKIKGLMNCSYDEKHKVKDIYVDIGLSSAQEVINKGISVGDMVCFDSKSQMINENVLMAKALDDRVGCYILKEIDRKMKKIKHENDVYLCFTSSEEVGTRGGKCTANIINPDLIIAVDVACAPDLTRNYTNQRQISKGCMIVHYDKTMIPNRKMLNWTKKKAIENNIKFQCDMFSGGGTDAALSHLTNGGKLSIVLGIPLRYCHGNYSMTDLRDIEALTELLIHIIKSFTKEEYSIISNYI, from the coding sequence ATGGATATAGAATTATTAAAAAAGTTATGTAATTTAAATGCTATTGCATCCAATGAACAAGAAGTTCGTAATGCATTAATTGAAGATATTACTGGGGAAATTATATTTGATGGTCTTGGAAGTGTTATTAGTCATCATAATGGAAAAGGTCCTAAATTAATGATTTGCGCTCATATGGATGAGGTAGGATTCATGGTTCGATATATCAGTGATATTGGAATGCTATACTTAATGCCAGTAGGTGGGGTAAAGGACTCTGCTAAATCCTTTCAATCTGTTGTTATTACGACAGTAGATGGTGACAAAATAAAAGGATTAATGAATTGTTCCTATGATGAAAAGCATAAAGTAAAAGATATTTATGTAGACATAGGACTCAGTTCAGCACAAGAGGTTATTAATAAGGGAATAAGTGTTGGAGACATGGTTTGCTTTGACAGCAAAAGTCAAATGATTAATGAAAATGTATTGATGGCAAAAGCCTTAGATGATAGGGTAGGATGTTATATTTTAAAAGAAATTGATAGAAAAATGAAAAAAATCAAACATGAAAATGATGTATATCTTTGTTTTACAAGTTCAGAGGAAGTAGGGACGCGAGGAGGAAAATGCACAGCTAATATTATTAATCCAGACCTGATAATCGCAGTTGATGTGGCTTGTGCACCAGATTTAACACGAAACTATACTAACCAGCGTCAAATTTCTAAAGGATGCATGATAGTTCATTATGATAAAACAATGATTCCCAATAGAAAAATGCTTAATTGGACTAAGAAAAAAGCTATAGAAAACAATATCAAATTTCAATGTGATATGTTTTCAGGTGGAGGAACGGATGCAGCTTTATCTCATTTGACAAATGGAGGTAAACTCTCTATTGTCTTAGGAATACCTTTAAGGTATTGTCATGGAAATTATTCAATGACGGATTTAAGAGATATTGAAGCCTTAACAGAATTACTTATCCATATTATTAAATCGTTTACTAAAGAAGAATATAGTATTATATCAAACTATATATAG
- a CDS encoding PTS lactose/cellobiose transporter subunit IIA, which produces MNKLEMEILQIISSAGESKAKAFEALRKVKESDYDGARALLKESKAIDIEAHKAQTNLIQAELSQGNEDKQPITLLMVHAQDHYMSSQLARDLIEEIINIFESKED; this is translated from the coding sequence ATGAATAAATTAGAAATGGAAATTTTACAAATTATATCATCTGCAGGTGAAAGTAAAGCTAAGGCATTTGAAGCATTAAGAAAAGTAAAAGAAAGCGATTATGATGGAGCAAGGGCTTTGCTTAAAGAATCTAAAGCAATTGATATTGAGGCCCATAAAGCTCAAACAAACCTAATTCAAGCAGAACTCTCACAAGGAAATGAGGACAAACAACCTATAACTTTACTAATGGTTCATGCACAGGATCACTATATGTCTTCACAACTTGCAAGAGATCTAATAGAAGAAATAATTAATATATTTGAGTCTAAGGAGGATTAA
- a CDS encoding PTS sugar transporter subunit IIB produces MRIVLCCAGGFSTTMLMDSMKKVVRESKKLNNDDFEFAAIPVDLLEQEVNNCSVLVVGPQIAHKLDYIKSIIGPKNIPYTVIDQDTYGKMDGATSLKMALIAYKKAQLNKK; encoded by the coding sequence ATGAGAATAGTATTATGTTGTGCAGGAGGTTTTTCAACCACAATGCTAATGGACAGTATGAAAAAAGTAGTAAGAGAAAGTAAAAAATTAAATAATGATGATTTTGAATTTGCAGCCATTCCAGTTGATTTGTTAGAACAGGAGGTTAATAATTGTAGCGTTCTTGTAGTAGGTCCACAAATTGCACACAAATTAGATTATATTAAGAGCATTATTGGACCTAAGAATATTCCTTATACCGTAATTGATCAAGATACATATGGGAAAATGGATGGAGCTACTTCCTTAAAAATGGCCTTGATTGCTTATAAAAAAGCTCAATTAAATAAAAAATAA
- a CDS encoding PTS sugar transporter subunit IIC: MFKKFEAFMNKYLTPLASKMDKQPHLSAIKKSMVAMTPILIIGSLCLIPEAIANMLGKNNSISQFILANMDSFYLPFYLTIGMMGLYVCLCITYFLGEHHKLYVPGCMVLGAVGFLLMTFSFTKDGGMNIKYLGTKGLFIAMISGIIAVELYRWCKKKNFTIRMPESVPDFVSRSFELIPTTVIIVGLFAAIRFTSLAIFNVLPPEILTKFLQPLVGSLDNPFVFVFITFLSCLLFFFGIHPSVLSPITAPIAAQFLAENIEAMANGQVLPHFYTGGMVSAFANFTGTGITFGLVFWFFLSKNKAYKRVGQVSIVPALFGINEPILFGAPIVLNPTFFLPYVIGGTILGTFPAFLMWAGILRKPFFNPPYVGVFLEGFLVNGHWLTIVVNALQMIGSIIIWYPFFKLYEKQNNLQNKEGESKISEEDAALLGDLDF, translated from the coding sequence ATGTTTAAGAAATTTGAGGCATTTATGAATAAATATTTAACTCCCCTTGCCAGTAAAATGGATAAGCAGCCACATTTAAGTGCAATCAAAAAATCAATGGTTGCAATGACTCCAATTCTTATTATTGGAAGTTTATGTTTAATACCAGAAGCTATTGCAAATATGCTGGGAAAAAATAATAGTATATCACAATTTATTTTAGCTAATATGGATAGTTTTTATTTACCTTTTTATTTAACAATTGGTATGATGGGTTTATATGTTTGTCTATGTATAACATATTTCTTAGGGGAACACCATAAGTTATACGTACCAGGCTGTATGGTTTTAGGTGCAGTAGGATTCCTCTTGATGACATTCAGTTTCACAAAAGATGGTGGAATGAATATTAAATATTTAGGAACCAAAGGACTGTTTATAGCAATGATTTCAGGTATTATTGCCGTTGAATTATATAGATGGTGTAAAAAGAAGAACTTTACAATACGTATGCCTGAAAGTGTACCAGATTTTGTTTCAAGATCTTTTGAGTTAATTCCTACAACAGTTATTATTGTTGGATTATTTGCAGCAATCCGTTTTACTAGTTTAGCAATTTTTAATGTATTACCACCAGAAATATTAACTAAATTTTTACAGCCACTAGTTGGTTCATTGGATAATCCATTTGTATTTGTATTTATTACTTTCCTTAGTTGCTTATTATTCTTTTTCGGAATACATCCTTCAGTATTATCACCAATTACAGCACCTATTGCAGCTCAATTCTTAGCAGAAAATATAGAAGCTATGGCCAATGGACAAGTATTACCACATTTCTATACAGGTGGTATGGTAAGTGCATTTGCTAATTTCACTGGAACAGGTATTACATTTGGTTTAGTATTCTGGTTTTTCTTATCAAAGAATAAAGCTTATAAACGTGTAGGACAAGTTTCAATCGTACCAGCTTTATTTGGAATTAATGAACCTATATTATTTGGAGCACCAATAGTTTTAAATCCTACTTTCTTTTTACCATATGTTATTGGTGGAACTATCCTAGGAACTTTCCCAGCATTTTTAATGTGGGCTGGAATTTTAAGAAAACCATTCTTTAATCCACCATATGTAGGAGTATTCTTAGAGGGATTTTTAGTAAATGGTCATTGGCTAACTATTGTAGTTAATGCTTTACAAATGATAGGATCAATTATAATTTGGTACCCATTCTTCAAACTATATGAAAAACAAAACAATTTACAAAATAAAGAAGGAGAATCTAAAATTTCTGAAGAAGATGCTGCTCTATTAGGAGATTTGGATTTTTAA
- a CDS encoding M24 family metallopeptidase, which translates to MAIHVNKIKELIKSLDIDAVLIKSKTTKKYLNTITGSGVHILITKDQSYMILDGRYVEEANDIEKDFEIIENTPAQSKREHFDIINDILKKYHYSRLGIEASAYSITDYEKLKQYNFKISLIKDEINKLRIIKDDFEINILKEACKITDSIFNEVIKHIKVGITEREINAWLHYYSLKAGATKLSFDPIISSGPRTALPHGRPTDRKIKAHEPIMIDFGIEYKNYQSDMTRMVFIGRPNEEILNIYNIVKDAQQTGIYAIKSNIQAKEVDAIVRHVICNAGYGDYFNHGLGHGIGIGDGVEYPFLNQTSSTILQNNMIMSCEPGIYVPNIGGIRIEDDVLVSNGIGVPLNKTTKEMIILEE; encoded by the coding sequence ATGGCTATTCATGTTAATAAAATTAAAGAGTTAATTAAATCATTAGATATTGATGCGGTTTTAATAAAGTCAAAAACAACTAAAAAGTATTTAAATACTATAACAGGAAGTGGAGTTCATATTCTTATAACCAAAGATCAATCATATATGATTTTAGATGGAAGATATGTTGAAGAAGCAAATGATATAGAAAAAGATTTTGAAATAATTGAAAATACTCCGGCTCAGTCTAAAAGAGAACATTTTGATATTATAAATGATATTTTAAAAAAATATCATTATTCTAGATTAGGAATAGAAGCCAGTGCCTATTCAATTACAGATTATGAAAAACTTAAACAGTATAATTTTAAGATTTCATTAATTAAAGATGAGATTAATAAATTAAGAATAATAAAAGATGACTTTGAAATTAATATATTAAAGGAAGCATGTAAAATAACAGATAGCATATTTAATGAAGTTATAAAACATATCAAAGTTGGAATAACTGAAAGAGAAATTAATGCATGGCTCCATTATTACTCTTTGAAGGCAGGAGCAACTAAATTGTCTTTTGATCCTATAATTTCTTCTGGCCCTAGAACAGCTTTACCACACGGTCGTCCTACTGATAGAAAAATAAAAGCACATGAACCCATAATGATTGATTTTGGAATTGAATATAAAAATTATCAATCAGACATGACTAGAATGGTTTTCATAGGAAGGCCTAATGAAGAAATTTTAAACATCTATAACATTGTAAAGGATGCACAGCAAACTGGAATATATGCAATTAAATCAAATATACAAGCAAAAGAAGTTGATGCAATAGTAAGGCATGTGATTTGTAATGCGGGATATGGAGATTATTTTAATCACGGCCTTGGACACGGAATCGGTATTGGTGATGGAGTTGAGTATCCATTTTTAAATCAAACTTCATCTACAATTTTACAAAACAATATGATAATGTCATGTGAACCTGGAATATATGTTCCTAATATAGGTGGAATTAGAATAGAAGATGATGTTTTGGTATCAAATGGAATAGGTGTTCCTTTAAACAAAACAACTAAAGAAATGATAATTTTGGAGGAATAA